In Capsicum annuum cultivar UCD-10X-F1 chromosome 11, UCD10Xv1.1, whole genome shotgun sequence, one genomic interval encodes:
- the LOC107847636 gene encoding nucleolar complex-associated protein 2 isoform X1, which yields MGKLGKNARKFAKKNLPSVLRDRRKKKALFKKRYSSKNVQSNVEDQADLTLHSNERNTEVEAAFEDLPLDAPFMENDCDAFAYSSDSDGYLSEDIWFENETESEPGKLLEGPDLQPVWIRLKSGDKCTSELMMQNIKIQENVAVQKRKLERLKRKDPSFSTFLERHKEDIEAMQNGEVFSDEDETSNPGRESVTEDNQGRNRGRVLTVSAISSWCRLILEENKQAAFVCLLNAYRAACHYGAESIGLRFQNAETFGNLVTSVLSKADNILWGLLGISSSSYKKEAILELKDTSQWVNVKPLIKSYLRSTLSLLDQVTDSEILAFALTHLRDSLLFFAAFPYLLQRLIKTTIHLWATGGGMLSSASFSIVRNVAYLFTADCFDNCLAKAFVAYLAQSRATEIVNNKHLQFLRNSLVDLCSLDVQKSLSKATVSVRQLAKVLQWGLRTKKKEALQRICSWEYANCINLWVGFIVGNVRDYDLQALFFPMVQLINGVVRLFPGPRYFPLRLNCIQWLNDLSNSTGVFIPIASFMLDVLEYKIVGERGKPGSACFFHSVLKLPKNCLNSQMFQDECITSAIEQLSSHFLQWSYHISFPELTTVPLIRLKKFFESKTKESLCRAVKHLIEQVEKNADSVQKERDEVAFSPNDHQSAETFLPFERSSLSSPFSQCYISVLEKAALRGSHKNGKISLPRRDKSKGKREHPLKIAAVDSLINGSGHKDLDTVNGTKKRVQKLARKA from the exons AAAATGTGCAGAGTAATGTTGAAGACCAAGCAGATTTAACACTCCACTCTAATGAAAG AAACACTGAAGTTGAAGCTGCTTTTGAAGACTTGCCTCTTGATGCACCATTCATGGAAAATGACTGTGATGCTTTCGCTTATTCTTCAGACAGTGATGGATACCTTTCAGAG GATATATGGTTTGAAAATGAAACAGAAAGTGAGCCTGGGAAACTTTTAGAAGGTCCAGACTTACAGCCCGTTTGGATAAGATTAAAATCTG GTGACAAATGTACTAGTGAATTGATGATGCAGAATATAAAAATTCAGGAAAATGTTGCTGTACAGAAGAGAAAGCTGGAAAGGCTGAAGAGGAAG GATCCAAGTTTCTCTACGTTCTTAGAAAGACACAAGGAGGACATTGAAGCAATGCAAAATGGAGAAGTG TTCTCAGATGAGGATGAGACGAGTAATCCTGGACGAGAATCAGTGACTGAAGACAACCAAGGTAGAAACCGGGGAAGAGTTTTGACAGTATCTGCCATTAGTTCTTGGTGTCGACTGATCTTAGAAGAGAATAAGCAGGCAGCATTTGTTTGTTTATTAAATGCTTATCGAGCAGCATGCCACTATGGAGCTGAATCCATTGGCCTAAGGTTTCAGAATGCTGAGACATTCGGCAACTTAGTAACGTCTGTTCTTTCCAAAGCAGATAATATACTTTGGGGGCTTTTGGGGATATCATCCTCCAGTTACAAGAAAGAAGCAATATTAGAGCTGAAGGATACCTCACAATGGGTTAATGTGAAACCTCTCATCAAATCTTACTTAAGGAGCACATTATCTCTGTTGGATCAGGTTACTGATTCAGAAATTCTGGCTTTCGCTTTGACTCATCTCAGGGATTCTTTACTATTCTTTGCTGCTTTCCCATATCTTTTGCAGAGGCTCATTAAG ACGACAATACATTTGTGGGCTACAGGTGGGGGTATGCTATCATCAGCGTCTTTTTCGATCGTACGGAATGTGGCCTATCTATTTACAGCTGATTGTTTTGACAATTGCTTAGCAAAAGCTTTTGTTGCTTATCTTGCTCAGTCGAGAGCTACAGAAATTGTCAATAACAAACATTTGCAGTTCCTAAGAAATTCCTTAGTTGACTTGTGCTCCCTAGATGTTCAAAAGTCATTGTCTAAAGCCACCGTGTCTGTCCGTCAGCTTGCAAAAGTATTGCAGTGGGGTTTGCGTACAAAGAAAAAG GAAGCTCTTCAAAGGATCTGCAGTTGGGAGTATGCCAATTGTATTAATCTCTGGGTTGGTTTTATAGTGGGCAATGTACGGGATTATGATCTTCAGGCCTTATTCTTCCCTATGGTTCAACTTATAAATGGAGTGGTGCGCCTGTTTCCTGGACCGAGATATTTCCCTTTAAGACTCAATTGCATTCAATGGCTTAATGATCTGTCTAATTCTACTGGAGTTTTCATCCCTATTGCTTCATTTATGTTGGATGTTTTGGAATACAAAATAGTCGGAGAGCGTGGAAAACCTGGATCTGCTTGCTTCTTTCACTCTGTTCTAAAG TTGCCAAAGAATTGCTTAAATTCTCAAATGTTCCAAGATGAATGCATTACATCTGCAATTGAACAACTATCATCACACTTTTTACAATGGAGCTACCACATTTCTTTCCCTGAGTTAACAACTGTTCCACTCATCCGTCTGAAAAAGTTTTTTGAGTCAAAGACAAAGGAAAGTTTATGCCGTGCGGTAAAACATTTGATTGAGCAG GTGGAGAAAAATGCCGATTCTGTGCAAAAGGAAAGAGATGAGGTTGCATTTTCACCAAATGATCATCAATCTGCTGAAACATTTCTTCCG TTTGAGAGGTCCAGTCTCAGTTCTCCATTTTCTCAGTGCTACATAAGTGTACTTGAAAAGGCTGCTCTAAGGGGCTCGCATAAGAATGGAAAGATTAG TTTGCCAAGACGAGATAAATCAAAGGGTAAAAGAGAGCACCCCCTAAAGATTGCAGCGGTTGATAGTTTGATCAATGGTTCAGGCCACAAGGATCTGGATACTGTTAATGGAACAAAGAAGCGAGTCCAAAAACTAGCTCGTAAGGCATAA
- the LOC107847636 gene encoding nucleolar complex-associated protein 2 isoform X3, translating to MGKLGKNARKFAKKNLPSVLRDRRKKKALFKKRYSSKNVQSNVEDQADLTLHSNERNTEVEAAFEDLPLDAPFMENDCDAFAYSSDSDGYLSEDIWFENETESEPGKLLEGPDLQPVWIRLKSGDKCTSELMMQNIKIQENVAVQKRKLERLKRKDPSFSTFLERHKEDIEAMQNGEVFSDEDETSNPGRESVTEDNQGRNRGRVLTVSAISSWCRLILEENKQAAFVCLLNAYRAACHYGAESIGLRFQNAETFGNLVTSVLSKADNILWGLLGISSSSYKKEAILELKDTSQWVNVKPLIKSYLRSTLSLLDQVTDSEILAFALTHLRDSLLFFAAFPYLLQRLIKTTIHLWATGGGMLSSASFSIVRNVAYLFTADCFDNCLAKAFVAYLAQSRATEIVNNKHLQFLRNSLVDLCSLDVQKSLSKATVSVRQLAKVLQWGLRTKKKEALQRICSWEYANCINLWVGFIVGNVRDYDLQALFFPMVQLINGVVRLFPGPRYFPLRLNCIQWLNDLSNSTGVFIPIASFMLDVLEYKIVGERGKPGSACFFHSVLKVEKNADSVQKERDEVAFSPNDHQSAETFLPFERSSLSSPFSQCYISVLEKAALRGSHKNGKISLPRRDKSKGKREHPLKIAAVDSLINGSGHKDLDTVNGTKKRVQKLARKA from the exons AAAATGTGCAGAGTAATGTTGAAGACCAAGCAGATTTAACACTCCACTCTAATGAAAG AAACACTGAAGTTGAAGCTGCTTTTGAAGACTTGCCTCTTGATGCACCATTCATGGAAAATGACTGTGATGCTTTCGCTTATTCTTCAGACAGTGATGGATACCTTTCAGAG GATATATGGTTTGAAAATGAAACAGAAAGTGAGCCTGGGAAACTTTTAGAAGGTCCAGACTTACAGCCCGTTTGGATAAGATTAAAATCTG GTGACAAATGTACTAGTGAATTGATGATGCAGAATATAAAAATTCAGGAAAATGTTGCTGTACAGAAGAGAAAGCTGGAAAGGCTGAAGAGGAAG GATCCAAGTTTCTCTACGTTCTTAGAAAGACACAAGGAGGACATTGAAGCAATGCAAAATGGAGAAGTG TTCTCAGATGAGGATGAGACGAGTAATCCTGGACGAGAATCAGTGACTGAAGACAACCAAGGTAGAAACCGGGGAAGAGTTTTGACAGTATCTGCCATTAGTTCTTGGTGTCGACTGATCTTAGAAGAGAATAAGCAGGCAGCATTTGTTTGTTTATTAAATGCTTATCGAGCAGCATGCCACTATGGAGCTGAATCCATTGGCCTAAGGTTTCAGAATGCTGAGACATTCGGCAACTTAGTAACGTCTGTTCTTTCCAAAGCAGATAATATACTTTGGGGGCTTTTGGGGATATCATCCTCCAGTTACAAGAAAGAAGCAATATTAGAGCTGAAGGATACCTCACAATGGGTTAATGTGAAACCTCTCATCAAATCTTACTTAAGGAGCACATTATCTCTGTTGGATCAGGTTACTGATTCAGAAATTCTGGCTTTCGCTTTGACTCATCTCAGGGATTCTTTACTATTCTTTGCTGCTTTCCCATATCTTTTGCAGAGGCTCATTAAG ACGACAATACATTTGTGGGCTACAGGTGGGGGTATGCTATCATCAGCGTCTTTTTCGATCGTACGGAATGTGGCCTATCTATTTACAGCTGATTGTTTTGACAATTGCTTAGCAAAAGCTTTTGTTGCTTATCTTGCTCAGTCGAGAGCTACAGAAATTGTCAATAACAAACATTTGCAGTTCCTAAGAAATTCCTTAGTTGACTTGTGCTCCCTAGATGTTCAAAAGTCATTGTCTAAAGCCACCGTGTCTGTCCGTCAGCTTGCAAAAGTATTGCAGTGGGGTTTGCGTACAAAGAAAAAG GAAGCTCTTCAAAGGATCTGCAGTTGGGAGTATGCCAATTGTATTAATCTCTGGGTTGGTTTTATAGTGGGCAATGTACGGGATTATGATCTTCAGGCCTTATTCTTCCCTATGGTTCAACTTATAAATGGAGTGGTGCGCCTGTTTCCTGGACCGAGATATTTCCCTTTAAGACTCAATTGCATTCAATGGCTTAATGATCTGTCTAATTCTACTGGAGTTTTCATCCCTATTGCTTCATTTATGTTGGATGTTTTGGAATACAAAATAGTCGGAGAGCGTGGAAAACCTGGATCTGCTTGCTTCTTTCACTCTGTTCTAAAG GTGGAGAAAAATGCCGATTCTGTGCAAAAGGAAAGAGATGAGGTTGCATTTTCACCAAATGATCATCAATCTGCTGAAACATTTCTTCCG TTTGAGAGGTCCAGTCTCAGTTCTCCATTTTCTCAGTGCTACATAAGTGTACTTGAAAAGGCTGCTCTAAGGGGCTCGCATAAGAATGGAAAGATTAG TTTGCCAAGACGAGATAAATCAAAGGGTAAAAGAGAGCACCCCCTAAAGATTGCAGCGGTTGATAGTTTGATCAATGGTTCAGGCCACAAGGATCTGGATACTGTTAATGGAACAAAGAAGCGAGTCCAAAAACTAGCTCGTAAGGCATAA
- the LOC107847636 gene encoding nucleolar complex-associated protein 2 isoform X2: MGKLGKNARKFAKKNLPSVLRDRRKKKALFKKRYSSKNVQSNVEDQADLTLHSNERNTEVEAAFEDLPLDAPFMENDCDAFAYSSDSDGYLSEDIWFENETESEPGKLLEGDKCTSELMMQNIKIQENVAVQKRKLERLKRKDPSFSTFLERHKEDIEAMQNGEVFSDEDETSNPGRESVTEDNQGRNRGRVLTVSAISSWCRLILEENKQAAFVCLLNAYRAACHYGAESIGLRFQNAETFGNLVTSVLSKADNILWGLLGISSSSYKKEAILELKDTSQWVNVKPLIKSYLRSTLSLLDQVTDSEILAFALTHLRDSLLFFAAFPYLLQRLIKTTIHLWATGGGMLSSASFSIVRNVAYLFTADCFDNCLAKAFVAYLAQSRATEIVNNKHLQFLRNSLVDLCSLDVQKSLSKATVSVRQLAKVLQWGLRTKKKEALQRICSWEYANCINLWVGFIVGNVRDYDLQALFFPMVQLINGVVRLFPGPRYFPLRLNCIQWLNDLSNSTGVFIPIASFMLDVLEYKIVGERGKPGSACFFHSVLKLPKNCLNSQMFQDECITSAIEQLSSHFLQWSYHISFPELTTVPLIRLKKFFESKTKESLCRAVKHLIEQVEKNADSVQKERDEVAFSPNDHQSAETFLPFERSSLSSPFSQCYISVLEKAALRGSHKNGKISLPRRDKSKGKREHPLKIAAVDSLINGSGHKDLDTVNGTKKRVQKLARKA; the protein is encoded by the exons AAAATGTGCAGAGTAATGTTGAAGACCAAGCAGATTTAACACTCCACTCTAATGAAAG AAACACTGAAGTTGAAGCTGCTTTTGAAGACTTGCCTCTTGATGCACCATTCATGGAAAATGACTGTGATGCTTTCGCTTATTCTTCAGACAGTGATGGATACCTTTCAGAG GATATATGGTTTGAAAATGAAACAGAAAGTGAGCCTGGGAAACTTTTAGAAG GTGACAAATGTACTAGTGAATTGATGATGCAGAATATAAAAATTCAGGAAAATGTTGCTGTACAGAAGAGAAAGCTGGAAAGGCTGAAGAGGAAG GATCCAAGTTTCTCTACGTTCTTAGAAAGACACAAGGAGGACATTGAAGCAATGCAAAATGGAGAAGTG TTCTCAGATGAGGATGAGACGAGTAATCCTGGACGAGAATCAGTGACTGAAGACAACCAAGGTAGAAACCGGGGAAGAGTTTTGACAGTATCTGCCATTAGTTCTTGGTGTCGACTGATCTTAGAAGAGAATAAGCAGGCAGCATTTGTTTGTTTATTAAATGCTTATCGAGCAGCATGCCACTATGGAGCTGAATCCATTGGCCTAAGGTTTCAGAATGCTGAGACATTCGGCAACTTAGTAACGTCTGTTCTTTCCAAAGCAGATAATATACTTTGGGGGCTTTTGGGGATATCATCCTCCAGTTACAAGAAAGAAGCAATATTAGAGCTGAAGGATACCTCACAATGGGTTAATGTGAAACCTCTCATCAAATCTTACTTAAGGAGCACATTATCTCTGTTGGATCAGGTTACTGATTCAGAAATTCTGGCTTTCGCTTTGACTCATCTCAGGGATTCTTTACTATTCTTTGCTGCTTTCCCATATCTTTTGCAGAGGCTCATTAAG ACGACAATACATTTGTGGGCTACAGGTGGGGGTATGCTATCATCAGCGTCTTTTTCGATCGTACGGAATGTGGCCTATCTATTTACAGCTGATTGTTTTGACAATTGCTTAGCAAAAGCTTTTGTTGCTTATCTTGCTCAGTCGAGAGCTACAGAAATTGTCAATAACAAACATTTGCAGTTCCTAAGAAATTCCTTAGTTGACTTGTGCTCCCTAGATGTTCAAAAGTCATTGTCTAAAGCCACCGTGTCTGTCCGTCAGCTTGCAAAAGTATTGCAGTGGGGTTTGCGTACAAAGAAAAAG GAAGCTCTTCAAAGGATCTGCAGTTGGGAGTATGCCAATTGTATTAATCTCTGGGTTGGTTTTATAGTGGGCAATGTACGGGATTATGATCTTCAGGCCTTATTCTTCCCTATGGTTCAACTTATAAATGGAGTGGTGCGCCTGTTTCCTGGACCGAGATATTTCCCTTTAAGACTCAATTGCATTCAATGGCTTAATGATCTGTCTAATTCTACTGGAGTTTTCATCCCTATTGCTTCATTTATGTTGGATGTTTTGGAATACAAAATAGTCGGAGAGCGTGGAAAACCTGGATCTGCTTGCTTCTTTCACTCTGTTCTAAAG TTGCCAAAGAATTGCTTAAATTCTCAAATGTTCCAAGATGAATGCATTACATCTGCAATTGAACAACTATCATCACACTTTTTACAATGGAGCTACCACATTTCTTTCCCTGAGTTAACAACTGTTCCACTCATCCGTCTGAAAAAGTTTTTTGAGTCAAAGACAAAGGAAAGTTTATGCCGTGCGGTAAAACATTTGATTGAGCAG GTGGAGAAAAATGCCGATTCTGTGCAAAAGGAAAGAGATGAGGTTGCATTTTCACCAAATGATCATCAATCTGCTGAAACATTTCTTCCG TTTGAGAGGTCCAGTCTCAGTTCTCCATTTTCTCAGTGCTACATAAGTGTACTTGAAAAGGCTGCTCTAAGGGGCTCGCATAAGAATGGAAAGATTAG TTTGCCAAGACGAGATAAATCAAAGGGTAAAAGAGAGCACCCCCTAAAGATTGCAGCGGTTGATAGTTTGATCAATGGTTCAGGCCACAAGGATCTGGATACTGTTAATGGAACAAAGAAGCGAGTCCAAAAACTAGCTCGTAAGGCATAA
- the LOC107847636 gene encoding nucleolar complex-associated protein 2 isoform X4 — protein sequence MGKLGKNARKFAKKNLPSVLRDRRKKKALFKKRYSSKNVQSNVEDQADLTLHSNERNTEVEAAFEDLPLDAPFMENDCDAFAYSSDSDGYLSEDIWFENETESEPGKLLEGDKCTSELMMQNIKIQENVAVQKRKLERLKRKDPSFSTFLERHKEDIEAMQNGEVFSDEDETSNPGRESVTEDNQGRNRGRVLTVSAISSWCRLILEENKQAAFVCLLNAYRAACHYGAESIGLRFQNAETFGNLVTSVLSKADNILWGLLGISSSSYKKEAILELKDTSQWVNVKPLIKSYLRSTLSLLDQVTDSEILAFALTHLRDSLLFFAAFPYLLQRLIKTTIHLWATGGGMLSSASFSIVRNVAYLFTADCFDNCLAKAFVAYLAQSRATEIVNNKHLQFLRNSLVDLCSLDVQKSLSKATVSVRQLAKVLQWGLRTKKKEALQRICSWEYANCINLWVGFIVGNVRDYDLQALFFPMVQLINGVVRLFPGPRYFPLRLNCIQWLNDLSNSTGVFIPIASFMLDVLEYKIVGERGKPGSACFFHSVLKVEKNADSVQKERDEVAFSPNDHQSAETFLPFERSSLSSPFSQCYISVLEKAALRGSHKNGKISLPRRDKSKGKREHPLKIAAVDSLINGSGHKDLDTVNGTKKRVQKLARKA from the exons AAAATGTGCAGAGTAATGTTGAAGACCAAGCAGATTTAACACTCCACTCTAATGAAAG AAACACTGAAGTTGAAGCTGCTTTTGAAGACTTGCCTCTTGATGCACCATTCATGGAAAATGACTGTGATGCTTTCGCTTATTCTTCAGACAGTGATGGATACCTTTCAGAG GATATATGGTTTGAAAATGAAACAGAAAGTGAGCCTGGGAAACTTTTAGAAG GTGACAAATGTACTAGTGAATTGATGATGCAGAATATAAAAATTCAGGAAAATGTTGCTGTACAGAAGAGAAAGCTGGAAAGGCTGAAGAGGAAG GATCCAAGTTTCTCTACGTTCTTAGAAAGACACAAGGAGGACATTGAAGCAATGCAAAATGGAGAAGTG TTCTCAGATGAGGATGAGACGAGTAATCCTGGACGAGAATCAGTGACTGAAGACAACCAAGGTAGAAACCGGGGAAGAGTTTTGACAGTATCTGCCATTAGTTCTTGGTGTCGACTGATCTTAGAAGAGAATAAGCAGGCAGCATTTGTTTGTTTATTAAATGCTTATCGAGCAGCATGCCACTATGGAGCTGAATCCATTGGCCTAAGGTTTCAGAATGCTGAGACATTCGGCAACTTAGTAACGTCTGTTCTTTCCAAAGCAGATAATATACTTTGGGGGCTTTTGGGGATATCATCCTCCAGTTACAAGAAAGAAGCAATATTAGAGCTGAAGGATACCTCACAATGGGTTAATGTGAAACCTCTCATCAAATCTTACTTAAGGAGCACATTATCTCTGTTGGATCAGGTTACTGATTCAGAAATTCTGGCTTTCGCTTTGACTCATCTCAGGGATTCTTTACTATTCTTTGCTGCTTTCCCATATCTTTTGCAGAGGCTCATTAAG ACGACAATACATTTGTGGGCTACAGGTGGGGGTATGCTATCATCAGCGTCTTTTTCGATCGTACGGAATGTGGCCTATCTATTTACAGCTGATTGTTTTGACAATTGCTTAGCAAAAGCTTTTGTTGCTTATCTTGCTCAGTCGAGAGCTACAGAAATTGTCAATAACAAACATTTGCAGTTCCTAAGAAATTCCTTAGTTGACTTGTGCTCCCTAGATGTTCAAAAGTCATTGTCTAAAGCCACCGTGTCTGTCCGTCAGCTTGCAAAAGTATTGCAGTGGGGTTTGCGTACAAAGAAAAAG GAAGCTCTTCAAAGGATCTGCAGTTGGGAGTATGCCAATTGTATTAATCTCTGGGTTGGTTTTATAGTGGGCAATGTACGGGATTATGATCTTCAGGCCTTATTCTTCCCTATGGTTCAACTTATAAATGGAGTGGTGCGCCTGTTTCCTGGACCGAGATATTTCCCTTTAAGACTCAATTGCATTCAATGGCTTAATGATCTGTCTAATTCTACTGGAGTTTTCATCCCTATTGCTTCATTTATGTTGGATGTTTTGGAATACAAAATAGTCGGAGAGCGTGGAAAACCTGGATCTGCTTGCTTCTTTCACTCTGTTCTAAAG GTGGAGAAAAATGCCGATTCTGTGCAAAAGGAAAGAGATGAGGTTGCATTTTCACCAAATGATCATCAATCTGCTGAAACATTTCTTCCG TTTGAGAGGTCCAGTCTCAGTTCTCCATTTTCTCAGTGCTACATAAGTGTACTTGAAAAGGCTGCTCTAAGGGGCTCGCATAAGAATGGAAAGATTAG TTTGCCAAGACGAGATAAATCAAAGGGTAAAAGAGAGCACCCCCTAAAGATTGCAGCGGTTGATAGTTTGATCAATGGTTCAGGCCACAAGGATCTGGATACTGTTAATGGAACAAAGAAGCGAGTCCAAAAACTAGCTCGTAAGGCATAA